Proteins from a genomic interval of Bradyrhizobium sp. CCBAU 53340:
- a CDS encoding tripartite tricarboxylate transporter TctB family protein encodes MISRRVLELATAVLTGSFGVAVVVQSLDNGIGWSSEGVESGTFPFLTGLIIVAGSLYNLARGVVPTASLASVPVAITSIELRRLAGLFLPAAIFVAAIPLLGMYVASAGYIFAVLAIPRHQAMVRSAGTAAVTALALYVVFERMFQVSLPHGALAAALGF; translated from the coding sequence ATGATCTCGCGACGCGTCCTCGAGCTTGCGACCGCGGTCCTCACCGGCAGTTTCGGTGTTGCGGTGGTGGTCCAGAGCCTGGACAACGGCATCGGCTGGTCGAGCGAGGGCGTCGAGTCCGGCACGTTTCCGTTTTTGACCGGCCTCATCATCGTTGCCGGCAGCCTCTACAATCTCGCGCGCGGCGTGGTGCCGACAGCTTCGCTGGCGAGCGTTCCCGTCGCGATCACGTCGATTGAGCTGCGGCGGCTGGCGGGCCTGTTCCTGCCGGCGGCGATCTTCGTCGCCGCCATCCCGTTGCTCGGAATGTATGTCGCTTCGGCTGGCTACATCTTCGCCGTGCTCGCGATCCCGCGGCATCAAGCCATGGTGCGCTCAGCGGGTACAGCCGCGGTGACGGCGCTCGCGCTCTATGTCGTGTTTGAGCGCATGTTCCAGGTGTCCTTGCCGCATGGCGCGCTCGCCGCGGCGCTCGGGTTCTGA